A stretch of the Nosocomiicoccus ampullae genome encodes the following:
- a CDS encoding molybdenum cofactor biosynthesis protein MoaE: MKQFEIVTEPIDIVKYQQYVLDEHQGGVVTFTGHVREWTQGTRTVYLEYEAYIPMAEKMLAQIADEISEKWPGVKTSIAHRIGKLDATEIAVVILTSAPHRHNAYRANMYAVDRLKEIVPIWKKEIWEDGEEWIGDSRHYHSSVEVDRSEN, encoded by the coding sequence ATGAAGCAGTTCGAAATAGTAACTGAACCAATAGATATCGTTAAATATCAGCAGTATGTTCTCGATGAACATCAAGGCGGTGTTGTGACATTTACTGGTCACGTTCGTGAATGGACACAAGGCACTCGAACAGTGTACTTAGAGTATGAGGCGTACATTCCGATGGCCGAAAAAATGCTCGCACAAATTGCTGATGAAATTAGCGAAAAATGGCCAGGCGTTAAAACGAGTATCGCTCACCGTATCGGGAAACTCGATGCGACTGAAATCGCAGTCGTTATTTTAACGTCTGCACCACACCGACATAACGCATACCGCGCGAATATGTATGCTGTCGACAGACTAAAAGAAATTGTTCCAATATGGAAAAAAGAAATTTGGGAAGACGGCGAAGAGTGGATTGGTGACTCAAGACATTATCATTCAAGTGTGGAGGTGGATAGAAGTGAAAATTAA
- a CDS encoding MoaD/ThiS family protein, whose product MKIKVFAGIKEKIGDDHIELPVQDTITVKELKDRIYIDYPELDGEVFQVAVNESFETDDSVIKETDIVALIPPVSGG is encoded by the coding sequence GTGAAAATTAAAGTATTTGCAGGCATTAAAGAAAAAATTGGCGATGATCATATCGAATTGCCGGTTCAAGATACGATTACGGTTAAAGAATTAAAGGACCGTATATATATTGATTATCCAGAATTAGACGGTGAAGTCTTCCAGGTTGCAGTCAACGAATCGTTTGAAACAGATGATTCAGTCATTAAAGAAACCGACATCGTCGCGCTAATTCCACCAGTGAGTGGTGGTTAA
- a CDS encoding molybdenum cofactor guanylyltransferase, with protein sequence MVIGAVLAGGNSTRFGTDKSLYELNDTPMYMHVVNRLKNSTVCDTIVVNTNLRLKDKFHPFKTIVDDSEFEDHGPLGGIYALLKEYKNDYVVVVSTDTPYIPSEWLKILVDTAIETGKIVITEGEQLHPLVGVYHGETIVEDLKQQLESKKLSIRQFLKHQDYVALNIKEYGFTESMFQNINRKTDIL encoded by the coding sequence ATGGTTATCGGTGCAGTCTTAGCAGGTGGAAATTCAACGCGTTTTGGTACAGATAAGTCATTATATGAGTTAAACGATACACCGATGTATATGCACGTTGTGAATCGTTTAAAGAATAGTACTGTCTGTGATACAATCGTTGTCAACACAAATTTAAGACTTAAAGATAAATTTCATCCGTTTAAAACGATTGTCGACGATAGTGAATTTGAAGATCACGGACCACTCGGCGGTATATATGCATTACTTAAAGAGTATAAAAACGATTACGTCGTAGTTGTTTCAACAGATACACCGTATATACCGAGTGAATGGTTAAAAATACTCGTCGATACTGCGATTGAAACAGGAAAAATTGTTATTACTGAAGGTGAACAACTCCATCCGTTAGTTGGAGTCTATCACGGTGAAACGATCGTTGAAGATTTAAAACAGCAACTCGAAAGTAAAAAGCTGAGTATCCGTCAGTTTTTAAAACACCAAGACTATGTTGCGTTAAACATTAAAGAATATGGATTTACTGAATCGATGTTTCAAAACATCAATCGTAAAACGGATATTCTCTAG
- the moaA gene encoding GTP 3',8-cyclase MoaA, translating to MKQVTDKFGRPLRDLRISVTDKCQFRCQYCMPKEIFGDDYAFLPQEHLLSFEEIERLARVYADLGVKKLRITGGEPLMRKDLYKLIEKLNDIPGIEDIGMTTNALLLKKHGKKLYDAGLKRLNISLDALDSELFGQINDRGIGTSRILENIDYAISLGYDIKVNMVVQKGLNDHQIVPMARHFKDTPVTLRFIEFMDVGNDNGWNFEKVVSKEEILDMLREEFTLDPLEPAYFGEVAKVYKHRDTDSHLGFITSVSENFCSSCTRARLSADGKFYGCLFATEGFDIKSLLRSGISDEDLEDVLMGVWNKRDDQYSAIRHKITEEERKARNKINMSYIGG from the coding sequence ATGAAACAAGTGACTGACAAATTTGGTCGACCGCTTCGAGATCTCCGTATTTCAGTGACAGATAAATGTCAATTTAGATGTCAGTACTGTATGCCAAAAGAAATTTTTGGTGACGATTATGCTTTCTTACCACAAGAGCATTTGTTATCTTTCGAAGAAATTGAAAGACTTGCTCGCGTATATGCAGACTTAGGTGTTAAAAAATTACGTATTACTGGTGGAGAACCACTCATGCGTAAAGATTTATATAAATTAATCGAAAAATTAAATGACATTCCAGGTATCGAAGATATCGGAATGACGACCAATGCACTACTGCTTAAAAAGCATGGTAAAAAGCTATATGATGCGGGACTAAAACGTTTAAATATATCGTTAGATGCTTTAGACAGCGAACTATTCGGTCAAATTAACGACCGAGGAATCGGTACATCGAGAATTTTAGAAAATATCGATTATGCAATTTCTCTTGGGTACGATATTAAAGTGAACATGGTCGTTCAAAAGGGGTTAAATGACCATCAAATTGTACCGATGGCGCGTCATTTTAAAGATACACCAGTAACGCTACGTTTTATTGAATTTATGGACGTTGGTAATGATAACGGTTGGAACTTTGAAAAAGTAGTATCTAAAGAAGAAATTTTAGATATGTTACGTGAAGAGTTCACGCTCGACCCGTTAGAGCCAGCGTATTTTGGAGAAGTAGCAAAAGTCTATAAACATAGAGATACAGATTCACACTTAGGTTTTATTACGAGTGTGTCTGAAAACTTCTGTTCATCTTGTACACGTGCAAGACTTTCTGCAGATGGTAAATTTTACGGATGTCTATTTGCAACTGAAGGATTTGATATTAAGTCGCTTCTACGTAGCGGTATTTCTGATGAAGATTTAGAAGACGTACTGATGGGCGTATGGAATAAGCGCGATGATCAGTACTCAGCAATTCGTCATAAAATTACCGAAGAAGAAAGAAAAGCACGTAACAAAATTAACATGAGCTATATCGGGGGATAA
- a CDS encoding ATP-binding cassette domain-containing protein, with amino-acid sequence MKLDIDKMYLVKYTLISVFIALFYILFGHELSKLLERLIIFKTDVSNSLILMVVYFLLFVLVTFMYNKYSGQVASTIVTEKAYQLLDSIDVNSKRESESILNALFVHLEKYRPYQMSFIPTVVLTTTKVVLIIAVLFFIEPIAAIILLTTAPFIPLFYILVGLKTEDEALTQATEFDEMGTLFLNLVRGKDTVKFTNAEKEANDTLETSNENFLTTTMHILKYAFQSTLMLEFITILGIGLTALEVGLRIIIFENITFYQSFFVLLMAPEFYASLKVMGTEFHNGKLADGHLEKFNESIKPKAREYRTFGDILQLKNITLKTDRELLKNTTLNFNDTGLIAITGKSGVGKTTLLNSIGGLKPVESGEIIIPHDDFGYISDDLYLSDITFKQYFENVDDETINEVLKDLNLYTSIMSLDDGLNTLIVNNNVPLSGGEIVRLKLARVLLLKPKIILMDEPTEFLDEETERVVLEHLKELKNNHLIIAVVHKEKLLDIADTHIKMKNETLEVSA; translated from the coding sequence TTGAAATTAGATATTGATAAAATGTATTTAGTAAAGTATACGTTAATATCGGTATTCATCGCATTATTTTATATATTATTTGGTCACGAACTATCTAAATTACTCGAAAGGCTAATTATATTTAAAACAGATGTCAGTAACTCTTTAATATTAATGGTCGTTTACTTTTTACTCTTTGTACTTGTGACTTTTATGTACAACAAATACTCGGGGCAAGTGGCGAGTACAATAGTTACTGAAAAAGCATATCAGCTATTAGATAGTATTGACGTTAACTCTAAACGAGAGAGTGAATCGATATTAAACGCGTTATTTGTACATTTAGAAAAATATCGCCCATATCAAATGAGCTTTATACCGACAGTTGTTTTAACGACGACAAAAGTCGTTTTAATAATTGCGGTGTTATTTTTCATTGAACCAATTGCTGCAATTATTTTACTAACTACTGCGCCTTTTATACCACTATTTTATATATTAGTCGGCCTTAAAACTGAAGATGAAGCACTCACTCAAGCGACAGAGTTCGATGAGATGGGAACGCTATTTTTAAATTTAGTACGTGGTAAAGATACAGTGAAGTTTACAAATGCTGAAAAAGAAGCGAACGATACACTTGAAACAAGCAATGAAAATTTTTTAACGACGACGATGCACATTTTAAAATACGCATTCCAATCGACTTTAATGTTAGAATTTATAACGATTTTAGGTATTGGACTTACGGCTTTAGAAGTCGGTCTTAGAATTATTATTTTTGAAAATATAACGTTTTACCAAAGTTTCTTTGTTTTACTGATGGCGCCAGAATTTTACGCGTCATTAAAAGTGATGGGTACAGAATTTCATAACGGAAAACTCGCGGATGGTCATTTAGAAAAGTTTAACGAGAGTATAAAGCCGAAAGCGAGAGAATATCGTACTTTCGGAGATATTCTTCAACTTAAAAATATTACATTAAAAACAGACCGAGAGTTATTAAAAAATACGACATTAAATTTTAATGATACAGGTCTTATCGCGATTACTGGAAAATCCGGTGTCGGAAAGACAACACTTTTAAATTCAATCGGGGGCTTAAAACCTGTAGAGTCTGGTGAAATTATAATCCCACATGATGATTTTGGTTACATTTCAGACGATCTATATCTTTCAGATATTACGTTTAAACAATACTTTGAAAATGTAGATGATGAGACAATTAACGAAGTACTCAAAGATTTAAACTTATATACGAGTATTATGTCGCTAGATGACGGGTTAAATACGCTAATTGTAAATAATAATGTGCCATTAAGTGGTGGAGAAATCGTTCGTTTAAAACTTGCGAGAGTGTTACTGTTAAAACCTAAAATTATTTTAATGGACGAACCGACAGAATTTTTAGATGAAGAAACAGAAAGAGTCGTGTTAGAGCATTTAAAAGAATTAAAGAACAATCATTTAATTATCGCCGTCGTTCATAAAGAAAAATTATTAGATATCGCAGATACACATATCAAAATGAAAAATGAAACGCTAGAGGTGAGTGCATGA
- a CDS encoding ATP-binding cassette domain-containing protein yields the protein MNFLKNEQLKVFFSIILGVLSGLVGVLIFGLSGYMISLSYFNPPLITIILIIVIIKLSGMSKGVFKYFERLYSHEATFQMINRLRVGFLRETLTRRNNMRDVRLIEKLNQYFDEIENYYIRMIYPIITAITIALIITLLSLYIDIKLLIILSLFSLFVLLFIPVLFKRRSTKLYDEKESTESELYLNIYGLIYGYSDLFINKEVEEKRNKIKALIEEHAKLNKSRQDAVSYIKMYAQILQIIGIALIIMYTNDVLLLPMIILIFINVVEVLIPVMQPISEVQRVRNTVNMLEASTESKEIFNNNLAVENLTYRYENSKRDVLKNVTLNINEGEKHVIIGPSGSGKSTLLHQLITKDSSVMPQFLDFYNGTLEDNLTMFGKNDVDHHTLNDYLEYFELKSLKLDDYIFSSAQISAGERKRLHAIRMSLEHKSTWIMDEPTAHLNEKLREKMWQLILKKETLIVVTHDFSHLESFDYIHYLKDGEIIETVTREGLKSKTSKVALIQQGFLQQ from the coding sequence ATGAACTTCTTAAAAAATGAACAATTAAAAGTGTTTTTCAGCATTATCCTCGGAGTACTAAGTGGACTTGTTGGCGTTTTAATTTTTGGTTTAAGTGGTTACATGATAAGCCTGAGTTATTTTAACCCACCACTTATTACGATTATTTTAATTATCGTCATCATCAAATTAAGTGGTATGTCTAAAGGTGTATTTAAATATTTCGAGAGACTTTACTCGCATGAAGCGACGTTTCAAATGATTAACCGCCTCCGTGTTGGATTTTTAAGAGAAACGTTAACACGTAGAAACAATATGAGAGACGTTCGTTTAATTGAAAAACTGAATCAATACTTTGATGAGATTGAAAACTACTATATTCGTATGATCTACCCAATCATTACTGCGATTACAATCGCACTGATTATTACTCTGTTGTCACTATATATCGATATAAAATTACTGATTATCCTCAGTTTATTTTCGTTATTTGTATTACTTTTTATCCCAGTTTTATTTAAGCGTAGAAGTACTAAGCTTTATGATGAAAAAGAAAGCACAGAGTCTGAATTATATTTAAATATTTACGGTTTGATTTACGGATATTCAGATCTCTTTATCAATAAAGAAGTCGAAGAAAAAAGAAACAAAATTAAAGCGTTAATTGAGGAACATGCGAAATTAAATAAAAGTCGACAAGATGCTGTAAGTTATATCAAGATGTACGCACAGATTCTACAGATTATTGGTATTGCACTTATTATTATGTATACGAACGATGTACTTCTTCTTCCGATGATTATTCTTATTTTTATAAACGTTGTAGAAGTACTTATCCCTGTTATGCAGCCGATAAGTGAAGTTCAACGTGTAAGAAATACTGTAAATATGCTAGAAGCAAGTACTGAAAGTAAAGAAATATTTAATAACAATTTAGCGGTTGAAAACTTAACGTATCGATATGAAAATTCAAAACGTGACGTACTAAAAAACGTGACGTTAAATATAAATGAAGGTGAAAAGCACGTTATTATTGGACCAAGTGGATCAGGAAAGTCTACACTACTTCACCAACTGATTACAAAAGATTCCAGTGTCATGCCACAATTTTTAGATTTTTATAATGGCACACTCGAAGATAATTTAACGATGTTTGGTAAAAATGATGTCGACCATCATACGTTAAACGACTATCTTGAATACTTTGAACTGAAATCATTAAAATTAGACGATTATATATTTTCAAGCGCACAAATTTCAGCCGGTGAAAGAAAACGACTGCACGCAATCCGAATGTCTTTAGAACATAAAAGCACATGGATAATGGATGAGCCAACCGCACATTTAAATGAGAAATTAAGAGAAAAAATGTGGCAATTAATTTTAAAAAAAGAAACGCTAATTGTTGTCACACATGACTTTAGTCATTTAGAATCGTTTGATTATATTCACTATTTAAAAGATGGAGAAATTATAGAAACAGTGACGCGTGAAGGCTTAAAAAGTAAGACGTCAAAAGTAGCACTTATTCAGCAAGGTTTTCTTCAACAATAA
- a CDS encoding hemolysin family protein translates to MATTTILNLFIFVLLILLTMMFVGSEFAFVKARLSKIDQYIDEGNKKAELVKHMILHLDYYLSACQLGITITALGLGWIGESTFSILLNPLFNLIHIPAEYMTVVSFIVAFTIVTFIHVVIGELAPKTVAIQYAEKMTLIFSRPLYIFGAIMKPFIWSMNGSARALVRLIGIKDLSTEHAHSEEELKIIMTQSYKSGEINLTELAYMKNIFSFDERTAKDIMVPRTQMVSLQQPITLDSVLEAVNEYSYTRYPVTDESGDKDQIIGFINVREYFTQHLSGEDHDIEDYIHELPVITEVSHISDALIKMQRERVHIALVIDEYGGTAGMMTMEDILEEIVGEIRDEFDEDEEPEIIKVEHESNVYHINGRMLLSDLEEMFGIEFENSEDIDTIGGWLQNISPELEEGDAVDTTEDKWVVLETDNHTIKTVALYRNIYGYDEVEED, encoded by the coding sequence TTGGCTACGACCACAATCTTAAATTTATTTATATTTGTCCTACTTATTTTACTAACGATGATGTTTGTAGGATCTGAATTTGCATTTGTTAAAGCAAGACTATCTAAAATTGATCAATATATCGACGAAGGTAATAAAAAGGCAGAGCTTGTAAAACATATGATTTTACATCTCGATTATTATTTATCAGCATGTCAATTGGGAATTACAATTACAGCGCTTGGACTTGGTTGGATTGGTGAATCAACATTCTCAATACTTTTAAATCCATTATTTAATTTAATTCATATACCTGCAGAATATATGACGGTAGTGAGTTTTATCGTTGCGTTTACTATAGTGACGTTCATTCACGTTGTGATTGGTGAACTTGCACCTAAGACAGTCGCAATTCAATATGCTGAAAAAATGACGTTAATTTTTTCAAGACCATTATATATTTTCGGAGCAATTATGAAACCATTTATATGGTCAATGAATGGTAGTGCACGTGCACTCGTACGACTTATCGGTATTAAAGATTTATCGACAGAACATGCACACTCAGAAGAAGAATTGAAAATTATCATGACACAAAGTTATAAAAGTGGAGAAATTAACTTAACAGAACTTGCGTACATGAAAAATATATTTTCATTTGATGAAAGAACCGCTAAAGATATTATGGTTCCAAGAACTCAAATGGTTTCTCTACAACAACCAATTACTTTAGATAGTGTATTAGAAGCGGTAAACGAATATAGTTATACGCGTTATCCAGTTACTGACGAGTCTGGTGACAAAGACCAGATTATTGGATTTATAAATGTGAGAGAATATTTCACACAACATTTATCTGGTGAGGATCACGATATTGAAGACTATATTCATGAACTTCCAGTAATTACCGAAGTTTCACACATATCAGATGCCTTAATTAAAATGCAACGTGAACGTGTCCATATCGCACTCGTCATCGATGAGTACGGTGGAACCGCTGGTATGATGACAATGGAAGACATACTAGAAGAAATCGTTGGTGAAATTCGTGACGAATTCGATGAAGATGAAGAGCCAGAAATCATTAAAGTTGAGCATGAAAGCAATGTTTATCATATAAATGGAAGAATGTTGCTTTCAGACTTAGAAGAAATGTTTGGTATCGAATTTGAAAATAGTGAAGATATCGACACGATTGGTGGATGGTTACAAAATATTAGCCCTGAACTAGAAGAGGGCGATGCGGTAGATACAACAGAAGATAAATGGGTCGTATTAGAAACAGACAACCACACAATAAAAACAGTTGCATTATATCGTAATATATATGGTTACGATGAAGTAGAAGAAGATTAA
- a CDS encoding GlsB/YeaQ/YmgE family stress response membrane protein, producing MFGWLWTLIVGGILGWIAGAIISKDIPGGVIGNIIAGLIGASIGNALGLDIGPTVGGMSIVGTLLGAIILILIVSFIFSALKKRG from the coding sequence ATGTTCGGTTGGTTATGGACATTAATCGTCGGTGGTATCCTTGGTTGGATCGCCGGAGCAATTATTAGTAAAGATATTCCAGGTGGTGTGATTGGTAACATCATCGCAGGTTTAATCGGTGCGTCAATTGGTAACGCACTCGGATTAGATATTGGACCAACAGTTGGCGGTATGAGTATCGTTGGTACATTACTTGGTGCAATTATCTTAATCTTAATTGTATCATTTATCTTTAGTGCCCTTAAAAAACGAGGCTAG
- a CDS encoding MFS transporter, whose protein sequence is MGNNYTRLKIWTKDFIIILFANFFIFLSFQMTLPTLPLFVQDLGLNNKYVGLVVGIFTFSALLIRPVAGTWLDTKGRRYVFYSGLLIFLVSTYSLTVSTMLLLLLIVRVAQGVGWGYLTTATGTIATDLVPPERRGEGLGFFSISGNIALALGPALGLFLVDYISFKLLFIICGTLILIAFLLATQLNYVKPDRETYEDNTYHRFDVFEKTALPASFLLMFVTFTFGGIASFLPAYTIELDFPSHSVQIYFVVYALALLSTRFYAGQLFDRHGMSIVFIPGIMMILTAMIMMFSMTAPKTLYIAAIFYGLGFGFVQPALQAMAVNRAAPNRRGMANATFFSFFDLGVGLGALIFGIVSDFFGYSYIYLISAISIIVAFSIYLLFVLTLKKDK, encoded by the coding sequence GTGGGAAATAACTATACACGTCTAAAAATATGGACGAAAGATTTTATCATTATTTTATTCGCGAATTTCTTTATATTCTTATCATTCCAAATGACGTTACCGACATTACCACTTTTCGTACAGGATCTAGGATTAAATAACAAATACGTCGGACTTGTCGTTGGGATTTTTACATTTAGTGCATTACTTATCCGACCAGTCGCCGGCACTTGGTTAGACACAAAAGGTCGACGCTACGTATTTTACTCTGGTTTACTTATCTTTTTAGTTTCTACTTATTCATTAACAGTGAGTACAATGCTACTTTTATTACTCATCGTGAGAGTTGCTCAAGGTGTTGGCTGGGGGTATCTTACAACAGCAACAGGTACAATCGCCACTGACTTAGTCCCACCAGAACGACGCGGGGAAGGTTTAGGTTTCTTCTCAATTAGCGGTAACATCGCACTCGCATTAGGTCCTGCGCTTGGATTATTTTTAGTCGATTACATTTCGTTTAAATTATTATTCATCATCTGTGGAACATTAATTCTAATTGCGTTTTTATTAGCTACCCAACTTAATTACGTAAAACCAGATCGTGAGACGTATGAAGATAATACTTACCACCGCTTTGACGTATTTGAAAAAACAGCATTGCCTGCGTCATTTTTACTTATGTTTGTAACATTTACTTTTGGTGGTATCGCGTCATTTTTACCAGCATATACGATTGAACTGGACTTTCCATCACATTCTGTTCAAATTTACTTTGTCGTTTATGCTTTAGCACTATTATCCACACGTTTCTATGCAGGTCAATTATTTGACCGCCACGGTATGTCTATTGTATTTATACCAGGAATCATGATGATTTTAACAGCGATGATTATGATGTTTTCAATGACAGCACCTAAGACTTTATATATCGCAGCAATCTTTTATGGTTTAGGATTTGGATTCGTACAACCCGCTCTCCAAGCGATGGCAGTGAATCGCGCTGCACCTAACCGTCGCGGAATGGCTAATGCAACATTTTTCTCATTCTTTGACTTAGGTGTTGGACTCGGAGCATTAATATTCGGTATTGTCTCTGACTTTTTTGGATATTCATATATTTATTTAATTAGCGCGATCAGTATCATCGTAGCGTTTAGTATTTATTTACTATTCGTTCTGACATTAAAAAAAGATAAATAA
- a CDS encoding anthranilate synthase component II: protein MNLLMIDNYDSFTYNLVHYLQANKKDVNVIVKQPHELYNDIIDEKSIIGVVVSPGPSHPKDRPEVIDFLREIWGETPIFGICLGHQMLWHMTGGEVSHLNRPVHGETYTLTHDETYIFNNIKNNIDITRYHSLVCKGENDEFLIAGTADDEIMAIRHKEYDIFGVQYHPESILSEFGHEQINNFINIALERY, encoded by the coding sequence ATGAACTTACTAATGATTGATAACTACGACTCATTTACTTATAACTTAGTTCACTATTTACAAGCGAACAAAAAAGATGTAAATGTAATCGTAAAACAACCACATGAACTTTACAATGATATCATAGATGAGAAAAGTATTATAGGGGTCGTGGTTTCACCTGGCCCATCTCATCCAAAAGACCGACCAGAAGTCATTGACTTTTTAAGAGAAATTTGGGGTGAAACTCCAATTTTTGGCATTTGCTTAGGTCATCAAATGTTATGGCATATGACAGGTGGAGAAGTGAGCCACTTAAATCGTCCAGTTCATGGTGAAACATATACATTAACTCACGACGAAACATATATATTTAACAATATTAAAAATAATATTGATATCACACGTTATCACTCACTCGTTTGTAAAGGTGAAAATGACGAGTTTTTAATTGCCGGTACTGCGGATGATGAAATTATGGCCATTCGCCATAAAGAATATGACATCTTTGGCGTTCAATATCATCCAGAATCTATTCTTTCAGAGTTCGGTCATGAACAAATTAATAATTTTATAAACATAGCATTGGAGAGATATTAA
- the pabB gene encoding aminodeoxychorismate synthase component I, protein MKAHMNFTKNGVVEDLYFIDPVAVYDENISLQEALDNLETAQKNGQYGIFAVTYESHDDNKKEFLAAVYDTPVSREEFLLSRENGDYVISKYKMAETQEEIENNIEKVRDYIRDGHTYQVNYTTRMYGEFSGDAHTLYETLTKKNNGGYTAYIEHDDLQIVSCSPELFFEIDKDRTIRTRPMKGTAPRGETDAEDKANYDFLRNSKKDRAENVMIVDLLRNDVSKVSEPGSVKAPKLFTIEKYNTVFQMTSTVEGKLLDIPFREIFTSLYPCGSITGAPKLMTMKIIEELESTKRGYYCGAIGMFHDDETVVVNVPIRTIVIEGNEYTYAAGGGITYNSNKTSEYKEILAKSKFLEQAYV, encoded by the coding sequence ATGAAAGCACATATGAATTTTACAAAAAATGGAGTCGTCGAAGATTTATATTTCATTGACCCAGTCGCTGTATATGATGAAAATATATCTCTTCAAGAAGCACTCGATAATCTAGAAACTGCTCAGAAAAATGGTCAATACGGTATTTTTGCAGTAACGTATGAGTCACATGATGACAATAAAAAAGAATTTTTAGCAGCAGTGTACGACACACCTGTCTCACGTGAAGAATTTTTATTATCTAGAGAAAATGGCGACTATGTAATTTCAAAATATAAAATGGCTGAAACTCAAGAAGAAATTGAAAATAATATCGAAAAAGTACGTGACTATATTCGTGATGGTCACACGTATCAAGTGAACTACACGACGAGAATGTACGGCGAGTTTTCTGGTGATGCGCATACGCTATATGAAACGTTAACAAAAAAGAATAATGGTGGGTATACGGCGTATATTGAACATGACGATTTACAAATTGTTAGCTGTTCTCCGGAATTATTTTTTGAAATCGATAAAGACAGAACAATCCGCACGCGTCCAATGAAAGGGACAGCCCCAAGAGGTGAAACAGATGCGGAAGATAAAGCAAACTACGATTTTTTAAGAAACTCTAAAAAAGATCGTGCAGAAAACGTCATGATTGTTGACCTATTAAGAAATGACGTTTCAAAAGTGTCAGAACCTGGATCGGTGAAAGCGCCGAAATTATTTACGATTGAAAAATACAACACAGTATTTCAAATGACGTCTACAGTTGAAGGAAAACTGCTAGATATACCATTTAGAGAGATATTTACTTCATTATATCCATGTGGCTCGATTACAGGGGCACCAAAACTAATGACGATGAAAATCATCGAAGAGCTTGAATCGACAAAACGTGGCTACTACTGCGGCGCAATAGGTATGTTCCATGACGATGAAACAGTCGTTGTCAACGTACCAATTCGTACAATCGTTATCGAAGGTAACGAGTATACTTACGCAGCAGGTGGCGGAATTACGTATAATTCAAATAAAACGAGTGAATATAAAGAGATTCTTGCAAAATCTAAGTTTTTAGAGCAAGCGTATGTTTAG
- a CDS encoding aminotransferase class IV has protein sequence MFSLIETMRLDNGEVKRLSYHKKRIDGAIHHFKLNAFDFEDALRSYVEKNGLYTGIYRLRVEYNNDLKITHDLLEDKEEVDANVLKMAPTDSEFLEYKTTVRSQYVTTTYPFALYYDSENRITEFNIGNVVVKEADGYYTPRENGLLNGVMRQFLIDSGKIKIRDYTLEEFIELYHEKKIDIYLINSLREWVKVNLHV, from the coding sequence ATGTTTAGTTTAATTGAAACGATGCGCTTAGATAATGGTGAAGTGAAGCGGTTGTCTTATCATAAGAAACGGATAGACGGTGCAATTCATCATTTTAAATTGAACGCGTTTGATTTTGAAGATGCACTACGCTCTTATGTTGAAAAAAATGGTTTATATACTGGTATTTATAGGTTGCGTGTTGAATATAATAATGACTTAAAAATTACCCACGATTTACTAGAAGATAAAGAAGAAGTCGATGCGAATGTATTAAAAATGGCACCGACCGACTCAGAATTTTTAGAGTATAAAACAACTGTTAGAAGTCAGTATGTGACAACAACTTACCCATTTGCGTTATATTATGACAGTGAAAATAGAATTACAGAATTTAATATTGGTAACGTTGTTGTTAAAGAAGCTGATGGATATTATACACCGCGAGAAAATGGGTTATTAAATGGTGTAATGAGACAGTTTTTAATTGACAGTGGTAAGATTAAAATACGTGATTATACGTTAGAGGAATTCATTGAACTTTATCATGAGAAAAAAATAGATATCTATTTAATTAACAGCTTAAGAGAGTGGGTAAAAGTAAACTTGCATGTTTAG